The following coding sequences lie in one Sorghum bicolor cultivar BTx623 chromosome 6, Sorghum_bicolor_NCBIv3, whole genome shotgun sequence genomic window:
- the LOC8072060 gene encoding OTU domain-containing protein DDB_G0284757: MTHMFPREGASSSSTSMSSQRSETDDDRMIAMVLSEEYAKLDGAMAKRLTNLTSIPHVPRINTYFPTYSDATMDHYRLLDRLNAYGLFEVRVSGDGNCQFRALSDQLYRSPDYHKHVRKEIVKQLKECNSLYEGYVPMKYKHYCKKMKKSGEWGDHVTLQAAADKFAAKICLLTSFRDTCFVEIVPQYQSPQREIWLSFWSEVHYNSLYDARDLPSKYKPRKKHWLLF, encoded by the exons ATGACACATATGTTTCCAAGGGAAGGTGCCTCATCTAGCTCAACCTCAATGAGCAGCCAGAGGAGTGAAACTGATGATGATAGGATGATTGCGATGGTTCTCTCTGAAGAATATGCCAAGCTAGATGGTGCTATGGCCAAACGTCTTACTAATTTAACATCGATTCCT CATGTTCCCCGGATTAACACATACTTCCCGACATATAGTGATGCCACTATGGACCATTATCGCCTTCTTGATAG GCTAAATGCATACGGCTTGTTTGAGGTGAGAGTATCTGGTGATGGAAATTGTCAG TTTCGTGCACTCTCAGACCAACTATATAGATCACCTGACTATCACAAGCATGTTCGAAAGGAGATTGTAAAGCAG CTCAAGGAATGTAACTCCTTATATGAAGGTTACGTTCCAATGAAATATAAACATTATTGCAAGAAGATGAAGAA ATCTGGTGAATGGGGTGACCATGTCACCCTACAAGCAGCTGCAGACAAG TTTGCTGCAAAGATATGTCTTCTTACATCATTCAGAGATACCTGTTTTGTTGAAATCGTTCCTCAATATCAATCTCCACAGAGAG AGATTTGGCTGAGTTTCTGGTCAGAAGTTCACTATAACTCACTCTACGATGCTCGAG ATCTCCCTAGCAAATACAAGCCTAGAAAGAAGCACTGGTTGTTGTTTTAA
- the LOC8072061 gene encoding probable BOI-related E3 ubiquitin-protein ligase 3 codes for MAVQARHLSHAFFHDPHAFGFRAMEDAAAAGSTVLLDDYGVRAPAAAPAGIGGTTTLRSDFPRGDLACDYALEPRKRPRVAPATFSEDQSSVVMRPPAPAVGDLQDRVLGSGAASSSGRLGNGASVSQPQGLLLSTLYHQDVDIDALVRLESERIRAGLEEARRRHARELVAAVERAASGRARAAEAELERALRRNAELEEKARQMGAECQAWMGVARSHEAVAAGLRATLDQMLRLQSPCACTAAAVSVNEGAAAEDAQSCCGFEAPAPDADADAASNEAAAASSSCSCKACGGGGACVLLLPCRHLCLCRSCEAAVDACPVCSAAKNASLHVLLC; via the exons ATGGCCGTGCAGGCGCGCCACCTCTCCCACGCCTTCTTCCACGACCCCCACGCGTTCGGCTTCAG GGCTATGGAGGATGCGGCGGCGGCTGGCAGCACGGTGCTCTTGGACGACTACGGAGTgcgcgcgccggcggcggcgccagcaGGGATCGGGGGCACGACGACGTTGCGCAGCGATTTCCCCCGCGGCGACCTGGCGTGCGATTACGCTCTCGAGCCGAGGAAGCGGCCGCGCGTTGCGCCGGCGACGTTCTCGGAGGATCAGAGCAGCGTGGTGATGcgcccgccggcgccggccgtgGGCGACTTGCAGGACAGAGTGCTGGGCTCCGGCGCCGCGTCCAGCAGCGGTAGGCTGGGCAATGGCGCGAGCGTCTCGCAGCCGCAGGGCCTCCTGTTGTCGACGCTGTACCACCAGGACGTGGACATCGACGCGCTCGTAAGACTCGAG AGCGAGAGGATCCGAGCGGGGCTGGAGGAGGCGCGGCGGAGGCACGCGCGGGAGCTGGTGGCCGCCGTGGAGCGCGCCGCGTCGGGGCGGGCGCGCGCCGCGGAGGCCGAGCTGGAGCGGGCGCTCCGCCGCAACGCGGAGCTGGAGGAGAAGGCCCGGCAGATGGGCGCCGAGTGCCAGGCGTGGATGGGCGTCGCCAGGAGCCACGAGGCCGTCGCCGCCGGCCTCCGCGCCACCCTCGACCAGATGCTGCGGCTACAGTCGCCCTGCGCCTGCACGGCGGCGGCCGTCTCCGTCAACGAGGGTGCGGCCGCGGAGGACGCGCAGTCGTGCTGCGGCTTTGAGGCCCCGGcccccgacgccgacgccgacgccgcgtCCAACGAGGCCGCCGCAGCGTCGTCGTCTTGCAGTTGCAaggcgtgcggcggcggcggcgcgtgcgTGCTGCTGCTCCCTTGCCGGCACCTCTGCCTGTGCCGCTCGTGCGAGGCCGCCGTGGACGCGTGCCCTGTCTGCTCAGCCGCCAAGAACGCCTCGCTCCATGTCCTGCTCTGCTGA